A single region of the Candidatus Marinarcus aquaticus genome encodes:
- the dksA gene encoding RNA polymerase-binding protein DksA: MLKDKDIENLKNQLLDKKTKLLEETRTSQDIIKGLLSETSYDEMDYAEISTDSHNLRLLREKQLQELTEIDIALKKIEDKTYGICEMCDEQIGIKRLKIKPHAKFCIHCRPLYEKSIKKELSVFFPQKK; this comes from the coding sequence ATGTTAAAAGACAAAGATATCGAAAATTTAAAAAATCAATTACTTGATAAGAAAACAAAACTTTTAGAAGAAACCCGTACCAGTCAAGATATTATAAAAGGATTATTAAGTGAGACAAGTTATGACGAAATGGACTATGCAGAAATTTCTACAGACAGTCATAATTTAAGATTGTTAAGAGAAAAACAACTTCAAGAACTAACTGAGATAGATATAGCCCTTAAGAAAATAGAAGATAAAACCTATGGCATATGTGAAATGTGTGATGAACAAATTGGAATTAAACGATTAAAAATCAAACCTCACGCTAAGTTTTGTATTCATTGTAGACCTCTGTATGAAAAAAGTATAAAAAAAGAATTATCCGTTTTCTTTCCCCAAAAAAAATAA
- the ribA gene encoding GTP cyclohydrolase II translates to MNIVESKVANLPTRYGRFNVKAYKDGCQEHLAIMSKDFDCIETPLVRIHSECLTGDSIGSLKCDCNNQLDLALELIAKEGGLVIYHRQEGRNIGLVNKINAYNLQDQGFNTVEANLKLGFQEDERDYRVVEYILKDLGVKQIKLITNNPKKIDFVEQSGIKIIERIPAITKINQHNKNYLQTKKEHFGHLL, encoded by the coding sequence ATAAATATTGTTGAATCAAAGGTTGCCAATCTTCCAACTCGATATGGTAGATTTAATGTCAAAGCCTATAAAGATGGTTGTCAAGAACATTTAGCCATCATGAGCAAAGATTTTGACTGCATTGAAACACCTTTAGTGAGAATCCACAGCGAATGTCTTACGGGTGATAGTATTGGCAGTTTAAAGTGTGATTGCAATAATCAACTTGATTTAGCGTTAGAACTCATTGCAAAAGAAGGTGGTTTGGTTATTTATCACAGACAAGAAGGACGTAATATTGGTTTGGTCAATAAAATCAATGCCTATAACCTTCAAGACCAAGGGTTTAACACCGTTGAAGCCAATTTAAAACTGGGTTTTCAAGAGGATGAACGAGATTATAGAGTGGTTGAATATATCCTCAAGGATTTAGGAGTAAAACAAATTAAGCTTATTACCAATAACCCAAAGAAAATAGACTTTGTTGAGCAAAGTGGCATCAAGATTATTGAGCGAATTCCCGCCATTACAAAAATCAACCAACACAATAAAAATTATTTACAGACAAAAAAAGAGCATTTTGGACATCTACTTTAA
- a CDS encoding LLM class flavin-dependent oxidoreductase, with the protein MNIGLMLLYENWGNNYSTAFQNQHDLIMHAEKLNFDDVWITEHHFNKFSLSSSILTLMAYIIASTKKINVGTASILTPIYNPIIVAEAIATLNILSNNRFYFGVAKGGPFKKQNEHFDFEDARKSMLHNLDQIFSHLKESSDVYPKPIGNIPTFIASKDESSIRYAAQRDIGLMAAHLWPMALIKNMLTQYEEFHPHHASAKMMCSRGFYMAQSNEEAINEALPALKRFREQMESQGISNPIFYDENHWIENGIIGDKQTCVEKINELKALGVTHLALKPISNEVEKNKASLELFSQEVLVNC; encoded by the coding sequence ATGAATATAGGTTTAATGCTTTTATATGAGAACTGGGGTAACAATTACTCAACAGCTTTTCAAAATCAACACGATCTGATTATGCACGCTGAAAAATTGAATTTTGATGATGTTTGGATTACTGAACATCACTTTAATAAATTCAGTCTAAGCTCTTCCATCCTGACTCTCATGGCATATATCATTGCGTCCACAAAAAAAATAAATGTAGGAACAGCTTCCATACTGACTCCCATTTACAATCCAATTATTGTTGCTGAGGCGATTGCGACTCTGAATATTCTTAGCAATAATCGTTTCTATTTTGGTGTCGCAAAAGGTGGTCCCTTTAAAAAACAAAACGAACATTTTGATTTTGAAGATGCGCGTAAATCCATGTTACATAATCTTGACCAAATATTTTCTCACTTAAAAGAATCAAGCGATGTTTATCCAAAACCTATTGGCAATATTCCGACGTTTATAGCTTCTAAAGATGAAAGCAGTATCCGTTATGCAGCTCAAAGAGATATTGGGCTCATGGCGGCACATCTGTGGCCAATGGCACTCATAAAAAACATGTTAACACAATATGAAGAATTCCATCCTCATCATGCTTCAGCTAAGATGATGTGTTCACGTGGTTTTTATATGGCTCAAAGCAATGAAGAAGCTATAAATGAAGCACTGCCCGCCTTAAAACGATTCAGAGAGCAAATGGAATCTCAAGGCATCAGCAACCCGATATTTTATGATGAAAACCATTGGATTGAAAATGGTATCATTGGTGATAAACAAACCTGCGTAGAAAAAATAAATGAGTTAAAAGCTTTGGGTGTTACCCACTTAGCTTTAAAACCGATTTCAAATGAAGTTGAAAAAAACAAAGCATCATTGGAGCTATTTTCACAAGAAGTTTTGGTGAATTGTTAA
- a CDS encoding metal ABC transporter permease, with the protein MLESFFNTLSYTFMQHALISIILVSIITGIIGSLVVINKMVFLSGGIAHSAYGGIGLAIYLGLPMLLSTSLFCIFITIIIALASYKQREHLDILIGIMWATGMSFGIILVDLTPGYQSDLMSYLFGSLLAVTENDLIYMSILLAVIISIISVFYRDILAVSYDTEYAALRGIKTKFFYTLILVLSSLTIVVAIKVVGLILVIALLTIPIYIASFFSKSLSAMMVNATLLSILFSLIGLTISYNFDLSSGPSIIMISSLCALIVFTLKHKKYK; encoded by the coding sequence ATGTTAGAATCATTCTTTAATACACTCTCTTATACATTTATGCAACATGCATTGATATCAATTATATTAGTAAGTATCATTACTGGGATTATAGGTAGTTTGGTTGTAATTAATAAAATGGTATTTTTATCTGGTGGAATTGCCCATAGTGCTTACGGGGGGATTGGCTTGGCAATTTATCTGGGTCTTCCCATGCTTCTTTCTACTTCTCTTTTTTGTATATTTATAACCATTATTATTGCGTTGGCAAGTTATAAGCAAAGAGAACATTTGGATATTCTTATTGGTATCATGTGGGCAACAGGTATGTCTTTTGGTATTATTCTAGTAGATCTTACTCCTGGTTATCAATCAGATCTCATGAGCTATCTCTTTGGTTCGCTGTTAGCCGTAACGGAAAATGACCTTATCTATATGAGTATACTTCTAGCTGTTATTATAAGCATCATATCTGTTTTTTACAGAGATATATTAGCAGTATCCTATGATACAGAGTATGCCGCTTTAAGAGGTATAAAAACAAAGTTTTTTTATACACTTATATTGGTATTATCCAGTTTAACTATAGTAGTTGCAATAAAAGTTGTCGGGCTTATTTTAGTTATAGCACTCTTAACAATTCCTATATATATTGCAAGTTTTTTTTCAAAAAGTTTATCTGCTATGATGGTAAACGCCACACTGCTATCAATACTCTTTTCCCTTATTGGATTAACAATATCTTATAACTTTGATTTGAGTTCAGGTCCCTCTATTATTATGATAAGTTCATTGTGTGCACTTATTGTATTTACACTAAAACATAAAAAATATAAATAA
- a CDS encoding class I SAM-dependent DNA methyltransferase, whose translation METFWDFKSKNYPSPLDAYGLVTPTKVINKVREFGVDFHQKSILDIGCGTGLYSSIISKEAQHITGVDLSSGMLQRFKEYIAHDGVENIELLQSDFKLFDAQQQYDIVLSAMTPAIGSFEDLHTMMDLSKKTCIYVSFSAPRHSPLMDDILALLGVENKYKSKFFDTKEYLESLGYQVHEDFFEHNWLQEGTVDEMTDDVLEHLKMKDIEVTRMKVKELLQPYVKEDKIIRETFSTIGLLVWHVA comes from the coding sequence ATGGAAACGTTTTGGGATTTTAAATCTAAGAATTACCCAAGCCCACTGGATGCTTATGGATTAGTAACCCCCACTAAAGTGATTAATAAAGTAAGAGAGTTTGGTGTTGATTTTCACCAAAAAAGTATTTTAGATATTGGGTGTGGTACCGGTTTGTACAGCTCTATTATATCAAAAGAGGCTCAACATATTACAGGTGTGGATCTCTCTTCTGGAATGTTGCAACGATTTAAAGAGTATATTGCACACGATGGTGTTGAAAATATTGAGTTGTTGCAAAGTGATTTTAAACTTTTTGATGCACAACAGCAGTATGATATTGTATTAAGTGCTATGACACCAGCTATTGGAAGTTTCGAGGATTTACATACCATGATGGATTTGTCAAAAAAAACTTGCATTTATGTCTCTTTTTCTGCTCCAAGACATTCTCCTTTAATGGATGATATCCTTGCATTATTGGGAGTTGAAAATAAGTATAAAAGTAAATTCTTTGATACCAAAGAGTATTTAGAGTCTTTAGGATATCAGGTTCATGAAGATTTTTTTGAACACAATTGGTTACAAGAAGGAACCGTTGATGAGATGACAGATGATGTATTAGAACATTTAAAAATGAAAGATATAGAAGTGACTCGTATGAAAGTCAAGGAGCTTTTACAACCTTATGTAAAAGAGGACAAAATCATACGAGAGACTTTTTCAACAATTGGTCTGTTGGTCTGGCATGTGGCATGA
- a CDS encoding FecCD family ABC transporter permease → MKSILVLFFLLIILAVCSLSLGQYEIQTMQIVQFFLFKLGLADVENAQLLQNILIEIRFPRVIASILIGASLAISGVAFQSMFKNPLVSPGILGVLSGASFGAALGMIFFKDFLLIQASSFVFGILAVFIALFISFFNKQNQLILLILGGVVSSAFFSSMLSITKYMADPYDELPAIVYWLMGSLALIDKETIYLVTVPILLGIFLMIFLSKYLNILSLGDEEAKSLGINVKLTRFIIILIATFISAFTVVLAGMIGWVGLVIPHIARLLFGSNNILIVPISALLGGIYLLIIDNVSRTLFSVEIPIGILTSLIGIPFFAYALKNVKKGWG, encoded by the coding sequence ATGAAGTCGATTTTAGTGCTATTTTTTCTTTTAATCATACTGGCTGTGTGTTCACTCTCATTGGGACAATACGAAATACAAACCATGCAAATTGTACAGTTTTTTCTGTTTAAATTAGGGCTAGCTGACGTTGAAAATGCGCAACTGCTCCAAAACATTCTCATAGAGATTCGCTTTCCAAGAGTCATTGCCTCTATTTTGATTGGGGCATCATTGGCCATTTCAGGGGTAGCTTTTCAATCCATGTTTAAAAACCCTTTGGTCTCTCCTGGTATTTTGGGAGTGCTTTCAGGTGCTTCCTTTGGAGCAGCTTTAGGAATGATATTTTTTAAAGATTTTTTACTCATACAAGCCTCCTCTTTTGTTTTTGGAATTTTAGCAGTATTCATAGCTTTGTTTATCTCTTTTTTCAACAAACAAAACCAACTCATACTGCTTATTTTAGGAGGGGTTGTAAGCTCTGCATTTTTTAGCTCCATGCTCTCCATTACAAAATACATGGCAGACCCATATGATGAACTGCCTGCTATAGTATATTGGCTCATGGGAAGTTTGGCTTTGATTGATAAAGAGACCATTTATCTGGTGACTGTTCCTATTTTATTGGGAATATTCTTGATGATATTTCTTTCTAAGTATCTCAATATTTTAAGTTTAGGAGACGAAGAAGCAAAGAGTTTAGGGATTAATGTCAAGTTGACACGCTTTATCATCATCTTAATTGCCACATTTATCAGTGCATTTACAGTCGTACTTGCAGGAATGATTGGGTGGGTAGGATTGGTGATTCCACATATTGCTCGATTACTTTTTGGTTCCAACAATATCTTAATCGTACCGATTTCTGCACTCTTGGGTGGTATTTATTTATTGATCATTGACAATGTATCTCGTACGCTTTTCAGCGTAGAAATACCCATTGGAATCTTAACTTCTCTTATTGGGATTCCATTCTTTGCGTATGCACTGAAAAATGTAAAAAAAGGTTGGGGATAA
- a CDS encoding globin, with the protein MKENPTIVNLRHEPLEQIQSFGNCDITQKFDPNGVKPVMVDFIYPPVPFPPKTIFKEFGEENIIKMVKYHHGLLKKSAIKDLFSQDEKMFEMVTQRTAEFFMEALGGGERYSSKHGHPHLRSRHFPFTIDEHARDIWLMFYKKTLKDIDFPREHIQAFWEWIEAMSLRMINRRTMMETPKRYPFSEIEHEFNLGEPHEK; encoded by the coding sequence ATGAAAGAAAATCCGACCATTGTCAATTTAAGACATGAACCCCTAGAACAAATTCAGAGTTTTGGGAATTGTGATATTACTCAAAAATTTGACCCCAATGGAGTAAAACCTGTGATGGTTGATTTCATTTATCCTCCAGTACCATTTCCTCCAAAAACTATTTTTAAAGAATTTGGTGAAGAAAACATTATAAAAATGGTGAAGTACCATCATGGACTTTTGAAAAAAAGTGCCATCAAAGATCTCTTCAGTCAAGATGAAAAAATGTTTGAAATGGTCACACAAAGAACAGCAGAATTTTTTATGGAAGCCTTAGGAGGAGGAGAGAGATACTCTTCAAAACATGGACACCCTCACCTTCGTTCACGTCATTTTCCTTTCACCATTGATGAACATGCTCGTGATATTTGGTTGATGTTTTATAAAAAAACACTCAAAGATATTGACTTTCCAAGAGAACATATCCAAGCTTTTTGGGAATGGATTGAAGCCATGTCACTTCGTATGATTAACAGACGTACCATGATGGAAACCCCAAAACGATACCCTTTTTCTGAGATTGAACATGAATTTAATTTAGGAGAGCCTCATGAAAAGTAG
- a CDS encoding ABC transporter substrate-binding protein: protein MKSRFLFLFFVVCSLTLQLFARTITDMSQTNVEVPQNIERVFGSAPPTTFLVALYNPKLLAGLNFPAYNQNNYGSEKYLGEHFMNLPILGGWHGNQKGASIEKLLSVNAQIILAWQNDFLLKQVQSSLQKVNIPIVMIEADVLEKTPQTFRFLGKLFNMTQRGEALASYAEKTLHEIAQMTHKIPKEQQVSFYYAQGANGLQSDCSNSFHTTQFRYINANNIYECTQKNIMGMESLNFESIFKANPDFIIVQSAKFYKDIFLNAQWKMLDAVKNKRVYLVPKTPFNWIDRPPSFMRLLGIHWLSSVMYPQYYTKDIKQEIQKFYELFFHIKLTHDELTEITKGAF from the coding sequence ATGAAAAGTAGATTTCTGTTTCTTTTTTTTGTTGTATGCAGTTTGACTCTTCAACTCTTTGCTCGAACCATCACAGATATGAGTCAAACCAATGTAGAAGTACCTCAAAACATAGAGCGTGTTTTTGGTTCAGCTCCACCCACGACATTTTTAGTGGCTTTGTACAATCCAAAACTGCTTGCAGGACTTAACTTTCCTGCTTACAATCAAAACAATTATGGTAGTGAAAAATATTTGGGAGAACATTTTATGAATCTTCCTATCCTGGGTGGATGGCATGGAAATCAAAAAGGTGCAAGTATTGAGAAGCTTTTAAGTGTCAATGCACAAATTATTTTGGCATGGCAGAATGATTTTCTACTCAAACAAGTCCAAAGTAGTCTTCAAAAAGTCAACATCCCTATAGTAATGATTGAAGCTGATGTGCTTGAAAAAACACCTCAAACTTTTCGTTTTTTGGGAAAACTATTTAATATGACACAAAGAGGAGAGGCACTGGCATCATATGCAGAGAAAACATTACATGAGATAGCCCAAATGACTCACAAAATTCCAAAAGAGCAGCAAGTGAGTTTTTATTATGCACAAGGAGCTAACGGTCTACAAAGTGACTGCAGTAACTCATTTCATACCACACAATTTCGATACATCAATGCAAATAATATCTATGAGTGCACTCAAAAAAATATCATGGGAATGGAGAGTTTGAACTTTGAGAGCATCTTTAAAGCCAATCCAGATTTTATCATCGTACAGTCAGCAAAATTTTACAAAGATATTTTTCTCAATGCTCAGTGGAAGATGCTTGATGCAGTCAAAAATAAAAGAGTCTATTTAGTGCCTAAAACACCTTTTAACTGGATAGACAGACCTCCTTCATTCATGAGACTTTTAGGAATTCATTGGTTAAGTTCTGTGATGTATCCACAATATTATACAAAAGATATCAAGCAAGAGATTCAAAAGTTTTACGAACTCTTTTTTCACATTAAACTCACACATGATGAGTTAACAGAGATAACTAAAGGGGCTTTTTAG
- a CDS encoding ABC transporter substrate-binding protein, protein MKKILFFLMIVGTVFAKENFTVFGASPPATYFLYSFNPKVIAGINYQFKQRELTFIDSSIAQLPVIGGWFGQGNTPNFETLLKVQPNLVLTWNYNNGYKPVDDKLKGLGFKTYGVNIATIDDYVHLYKEVGEVLRMQKRGERLSNYVRKALQKVQSVKEKVQVKKVVYYAEGVDGLLTECHASIHADLIEYVGAYNPHRCSNKIGYGRERITAEQLMLYDPDVIITQERSFYENIYKSQRFRDIKAVKNKAVYLIPSTPFSWFDRPPSFMKILGAQWLSSLLYTDLYPNKIEKDVDAFYQLFLNVKLNNKQIKQLLKDNNGNVLGF, encoded by the coding sequence ATGAAGAAAATTTTATTTTTTCTGATGATTGTTGGTACTGTTTTCGCTAAAGAAAACTTTACTGTTTTTGGAGCTTCACCTCCAGCAACCTATTTTTTGTACTCATTCAATCCTAAGGTAATTGCAGGAATAAATTATCAATTCAAGCAACGTGAATTGACTTTTATTGACAGTAGTATAGCACAATTACCTGTAATTGGAGGTTGGTTTGGGCAAGGAAATACCCCAAATTTTGAAACTTTATTAAAAGTACAACCTAATTTGGTGCTCACTTGGAACTACAATAATGGATATAAGCCTGTAGATGACAAACTTAAAGGATTGGGTTTTAAAACGTATGGTGTGAATATTGCCACTATTGATGATTATGTTCATCTTTATAAAGAAGTAGGTGAAGTATTAAGAATGCAAAAACGAGGAGAGCGTCTTTCAAACTATGTACGCAAAGCTTTGCAAAAAGTACAGAGTGTGAAAGAGAAGGTTCAAGTAAAAAAAGTGGTCTATTATGCAGAGGGTGTAGATGGTTTGTTAACAGAGTGTCATGCCTCGATTCATGCAGATTTAATTGAATATGTTGGAGCGTACAATCCTCACAGATGCAGTAATAAAATTGGTTATGGACGTGAACGTATCACTGCCGAACAGTTGATGTTATACGACCCAGATGTTATTATTACACAAGAACGCAGTTTTTATGAAAATATTTATAAGTCACAACGTTTTAGAGATATTAAAGCAGTTAAGAATAAAGCAGTCTACTTGATACCAAGTACACCATTTAGTTGGTTTGACAGACCTCCTTCTTTTATGAAAATATTGGGAGCTCAATGGTTAAGCAGTCTTTTGTATACTGACTTGTATCCAAATAAGATTGAGAAGGATGTTGATGCATTTTATCAACTCTTTTTAAATGTCAAATTGAACAATAAACAAATAAAACAATTACTAAAGGATAATAATGGAAACGTTTTGGGATTTTAA
- a CDS encoding ABC transporter ATP-binding protein, producing the protein MFKVENLKFSYGKKEILKGIDFEINSSDVISILGPNGCGKTTLLKLLLGFLKPSQGEVYFENQPIRKIKSKHFFQRVAYIPQIHDGSFGYLVKDVVLMGRMPYKSLFTNFNKQDKQIAQEALELLGIGHLKDEIYTTLSGGQRQLILIARAITQQADIFIMDEPVNGLDFGNQYKLLNQIKALSKQNITFIKTSHYPDHVFFVSNEAIFLNKGKILEKGDPNTIIREENIEKVYQLESKIECLHDRKICVAV; encoded by the coding sequence ATGTTTAAAGTTGAGAATCTAAAGTTTTCTTATGGAAAAAAAGAGATATTAAAAGGAATTGATTTTGAAATCAACTCTTCAGATGTGATTTCAATATTGGGACCAAATGGATGTGGGAAAACCACACTATTAAAACTTTTGCTGGGCTTTTTAAAACCCTCACAAGGTGAAGTCTATTTTGAAAACCAACCTATACGAAAAATCAAATCCAAACACTTTTTTCAACGTGTTGCATATATTCCACAAATACACGACGGTTCCTTTGGATATTTAGTCAAAGATGTTGTTCTCATGGGAAGAATGCCATATAAATCGCTCTTTACTAATTTCAATAAGCAAGATAAACAAATTGCACAAGAGGCGCTTGAATTGTTGGGCATTGGGCATTTAAAAGATGAAATCTATACCACGTTAAGTGGTGGTCAACGACAACTTATTTTAATCGCTCGAGCCATCACGCAACAAGCCGATATTTTTATCATGGATGAACCCGTAAATGGTTTGGATTTTGGCAACCAGTACAAACTGCTTAATCAAATCAAAGCTTTGTCCAAACAAAATATTACATTTATAAAAACCAGTCACTACCCAGATCATGTCTTTTTTGTATCAAATGAGGCCATCTTTTTAAACAAAGGAAAGATACTTGAAAAAGGTGACCCCAATACCATTATAAGAGAGGAGAATATTGAAAAAGTCTATCAACTCGAATCAAAAATCGAGTGTTTGCATGACAGAAAAATTTGCGTCGCTGTATAA